In Microvirga sp. 17 mud 1-3, the genomic window TTCTACTTCTAAAGATCTGTCGGCACGAGAGCCGAAATTGTGACGCTTCGCCCTATGCCTACTCTGGCTTGCTAACTAAGCTCAATCGCTCATCCGGCCCCACGGTGAGGCCTGACGACTCGCGAGAGCGGCGGATCCACAACTGGACGTACTGTCGGCGAGGCTCTTCCTGTAACCGGCGGAATCTCGTTCTCGTTCTTGTCCTAGGTGCGGCGGCGATGGCCAGTGGCGTTCATCCGCGCGTCTTAGGCGACTTGGGCGGGCGTCTAAAGGTCAGCCCTTCAGACGCACTGCGGACGGCCTCTCGGCTGACGCCAAACTCACGGACAAACTTCGTATACACGCGCTCGCCCAATACATAGCGAAGGCGAGCATCCAGCATATGCACCACCGTTAACTTAGCTTTTCCCATCTGCGTGCTGCATCTGAAGGACATAAAGCGAGCATCTACTTGGTTAAGCCACGCTGTCGAGTCAGGCTCCCCTCCGGCAAGCGAGCCTGAGGAACGATATAATTTCTGAATCGAAATCGCGTGGCTAATCCCGCTCCATTAGTCCTTAGTCGCGCTGCAGGCTCAAGATTCGGCAAAAAGCTTAAGATTGCATTGCCGAGAGAGATCTCTACCTATAGCTGCGCCCAGACTAGCAAAAGGCACTACTTTCTCGCCAGCCGTCAGCTTATGGAGTATATGAACAATGTTACGCGACGACAACGCTTTCGAGAAAGAACCCCACGATGGCTACCATCATTGGCTCACCGACCCTACGCACCCTGCTGGGCACCGATTTTTCCGACCTGATGTTCGGCGATACCATCGGCACCCTGACCGTCCGCTATGCTAGCAACAATTGGATCTACGGCTATGGTGGCAACGACCGGATCTACGGCGATGCCAAGACCATTACCGGTTTAGGCCGCGGGGGCAATGACAGGATCTATGGCGGCATCGGCAACGATGCCATCTACGGCGACGCACACAATCTCTTGGGCTCCGCCCGCGGCGGCAACGACTTCATCCGCGGCAACAACGACCAGCGCGACACGATCTATGGCGACGCCTACGTCATAAAGAACTCCGCCCGAGGCGGGACTGACACTATCTACGGCGATAATGGCAACGACACCATCAACGGCGACGCCTGGCTCATGCGCGACACCGCCCGCGGTGGCAACGACAAGCTCTATGGCGGCAATGGGCGGGACACCATCAACGGCGATGCCGTGCGCATGGAAGGCCAGTCCATTGGCGGCAATGACTATCTGAGTGGAGGGGCTCTAGCCGATGAGCTGCGCGGGGATGCGTATCTCATGGACGGTTATGCCCGCGGCGGCAACGACAGGCTCTACTCCGGTTCCACGATTTTCCCTGGAGACAGACTCTACGGCGATGCCGTCATTATGCGTGACCACTCTGCGGGTGGCAATGATCTGGTGGACACCCGTCTGAGCGCCTCCGCTTCAGCCTATGGCGACGCTCGGACGATGAGCGGCTTTGCCCGTGGCGGCCATGATATCGTTTATGTATCCACTTTGAGCGGCGCGGCGATTGGCGACGCCGACACCATGTCCGACGTCACAGTGGGCGGGAATGACCGGATCTATTCAATTAGCGAAGGCAACAGTAACCTCTTCGGTGATGCCCGGCTGATGACAGGGACTGCGGCGGGTGGCAATGATGCCCTCTACGGCGGCGCGAGGGGCGACACGATGTACGGCGATGCCTTTACAGGCTTCGGTAGCGGCGTCCATGGAGGTAATGATGTCCTATACGGTGGCGCGGGTGGTGACACCTTGTTTGGCGATTTCGCGAATGGGGGACTGGACTACGGCGACCTAGCCAGGAACCTCCAGAGCATCACGGCTGTGGGCGGCAATGACACCCTGGTGGGTGGAGCGGGCTATGACAGGCTCATTGGCGGTGGCGGAGCCGATCTCTTCGTCTTTGCCCAGGGTGATGGCATCGATACGATTGTCGACTTCTCGTCGGCTGAGGGCGACAAGATTGACTTAAGGGCCTACGGCTTTGCGGGCTTCGCCAACCTCACCATTCAGAACAATTCTGCTGGTGCCGCCGAGATCATGCTGGCGCCCGACGCCAGAATCACACTGACCAACATCACCGCCTCGCAGCTTTCGGCATCCATCTTCTATCTCTAACCTGAACGGACACATCACAGGTCCTGGGTCATGCGCTGCCTGGCCGGAGCCCTAGATCTCCAGAGCCGGAGCAGGAAGGCACTCGTGATTTCCTCGCGGCGAAAGCCTGCGAGGCGGGCAAGCAGTTCTGGTGTTGCGGCAGACAGGTCATATTTGAGCTAGAGCCTAAGCCCAACTACTTTACGCCCCAGGAAGTGACGAGTTTCGCTGTCGCCATCATGTTCCGTAGGTATGTGTGATTTGAATGCGCAGCGTCGCGCTGCTACAATGGTCAGGCTGTTAACCCTCTTTACTAAATTATGGTGGGTGCGGCTTCTGCCCCGGCGCAGTGCAGCAGCAGATCGTAGCTTGCTTTGTCAGCGCTGAATGATCTGGGTGTATTCAGAGGTTGAACACTTCAATCTGGATGCAGGCCAAGCATCCAAATCCTCGCGTCGGCACAGAAGCCGACGACCAAGTTTCAGGAAAGATTGGGTCGATCCATTGAGCCGCGTTTTGGCTAACGTGCTGCAACTTTAGCATCGATATAGGCTGCATTTAGCACTAACGACTCTGTAGGTGCCTTTCTGGTATTCTCCGTGAAATACCGGACAGCCCCGGCCAGTGGTAGCTCCTTTCTTAGGATGTCCAAATCCAGATTTTGCTTGTCTAGGGTGATATACTTCGTTTGAACTCAGCCAGGGGCACCATTTCCCAGGCAAGATCCCTGTTCAAGCCATTCCATGGGCTGTTCCCGGCGGAGCCAAACCGCCCTCCCCGGCCAGACGATTCGGGATAGTCCGCCTTGCAGCGCCTGAACGGCCGCTCCATGCTCGTGACCGCCGCCGGGAGCGATAATCATGAGCGAGGGGCATGGGACTGACACGAGCCTTCTGAAGCGTCTGTTCGAGGAAGTGGCGTCTGAGGCCTTTCACTTCCGCAATGGCATCAGAGAGCGTCCGCAGCGGCCAACTCATCTCTATCCGGACGCCCTAGCGGCTTTTGACGCGCCAGTGCCCGAGACCGGCACACCAGCCGACGATGTGATCCGCGACCTTGTGGAGCGGGCATCGCCTGGGCTCCATGCCACGACGGGCCCGCGCTTCTTCGGGTGGGTGATCGGGGGCTCTCACCCGGTCGGCGTTGCGGCCGATTGGCTGACCTCGGCGTGGGGGCAGAATGCCGGCAACCACACCGCGTCCCCTTCAGCCGCTGCGGCCGAGACCATCTCCGCCCGTTGGCTGCTCGATCTGCTCGATCTCCCCCGGGACGCCTCCGTCGGCTTCGTCACAGGAGCCACGGTCGCAAACTTCGTCTGCCTTGCGGCAGCCCGTGGAGAGGTGCTGCGCCGGATCGGCTGGGATGTGGAGCGCGACGGGCTCTTCGGCGCGCCTCCCATTCACGTGCTCATCGGCGACGAGGCGCACACGACCGTCTTTTCGGCTCTCCAGTTTCTCGGGCTCGGCCACGACCGTGTGGTGCGGATTGCGACGGACGATCAGGGTCGTATGAAGCCTGAGGCGTTCGGCCGGGCTCTGGCCCAGTGCCAGGGACCGACGATCGTGATCACCCAGGCGGGACAGATCAACACCGGGGCCTTCGACGACCATGCCGGCATCGTGCCGCAAGCCCGTGCTCATGGAGCCTGGATCCATGTGGATGGAGCCTTCGGCCTATGGGCGCGCGCCTGCCCGGCCCGTGCGCCCCTCGCCAGCCAGATCGACGGGGCAGATTCCTGGGCAACGGACGGGCACAAGTGGCTTCAGACCCCTTATGACTGCGGATATGCCATCGTTCGCCATGCGGATGCCCACAGGCGGGCCATGACCAGCGCTGCCAGCTATCTGCCTGGAGCAGACGCGGGCGAGCGCGATCCGTCTCACTATGTCCCCGAGCTATCCCGTCGCGCACGAGGGTTTGCGACCTGGGCCATGCTCCGTCATCTCGGGCGTGACGGGATTGCCGCCATGGTCGAGAGCCACTGCGCGCTGGCACAGCACATGGCCGAGCGCCTGTCGAAGGAGCCTGGGATCCGGGTCATCAATGATGTGGTGCTCAATCAGGTGATCGTCCGGTTCGGTGCGGATGAGCCAGACGCTACAGGGGACGATCTGACACTTCAGACCATCCGCCGCATCCAGGATGATGCGATTCTCTTTGCCGGGGGAGCGAAGTGGAAGGGCATGTGGGTGATGCGACTGTCGGTCATCTCAGGCGCGACGACGATCGCCGATATCGACCGCTCGGCTGACGCGATTGTGGGCGCGTGGCGCGCCATTCGCTAAAGCATCGAACCCAAAATTCGCGCACACCTCAGGGCTATGCACCCGCCGCCTTGAGGTGGCCGAAGACGCCTACGACGTTCTCGTAGACCGGCCGTTTGAACGGGATGATCAGCTCCGGCAGCCGGCGCATATCCTCCCAGCGCCATTCATCGAATTCCGGCTTGTGACGGCCGCCGCCGGGGCGATGGATATTGATCTCGCTCTCGTCGCCTTCGAAGCGGAAAGCGAACCACTTCTGGTTCTGGCCCCGGTAGCGGCCGCGCCAGGCACGGCCGGCGACCATGGAGGGCAGGTCATAGGAATACCATTGTGGCGCTTCGGCCAGGAGCGTCACGGAGCTCACGCTCGTCTCTTCGTAAAGTTCGCGCAGAGCAGCCTGAAGGGGCTCCTCGCCAGGGTCGATACCGCCCTGGGGCATTTGCCAGGCATAGCCGTCGGAGACCTGGTCTCCGCCCCCGTCCGACCGGCGGCGACCGATGAAGACGCGGCCCTGGCGGTTGAGAAGCATGACTCCGACACAGGCACGATAGGGAAGCTCGGTTCTGGCCTGTAATCCTCTGGCGCCTCTCATCCGACCGTCACCTCCGCTTGTCCACACCCGGCCCGCATGGCAGCCGACCGATCCTTATGATCGCGCGATGCCTGCCTTCGGTTCCGAAGCACCTGACCAGAGTGCCGTGACCTATCGTCTTGCACAAGCCTTCCACGCAGCTTCATTGACCCAAAAAGCAAAGAGCCCGGCGGATGACACCGCCGGGCTCCTGCTCGTTATTCGACAAATCACGGATCAGTTCGGAGTCGTGGCCGCATTCGCGGCGCCCTTCTGCACGCCATGAAGGAAATCGTAGGCCGCAATGAGCTGCTTGTCCTTCGCCGGATCCGGCGGGATATAGGCCGAGGAGCCGCCGCGCTCTTCCTTGTCGCCACCGTTCTGCAGGTGACCGCGCAGGCCCGCCTCACCCTTGGTCTCGTCCTTGCCCTTGAGCTCGTCCGGGATGTCCTGCAGGACCTCCTTGTCCGGATCGATGCCCTTGGCCTGGATCGAGCGGCCGGACGGCGTGTAGTAGCGCGCCGTCGTCAGGCGCACGGCACCGTTGCCGCCGAGCGGGATGATGGTCTGCACGGAGCCCTTGCCGAAGGAGCGGGTCCCGATCACGGTCGCGCGCTTGTGATCCTGGAGCGCACCGGCGACGATCTCGGACGCGGAGGCGGAGCCGCCGTTCACGAGCACCACCAGCGGCTTACCCTTGGTCAGGTCCCCGCCCTTGGCCGTGAAGCGCTGGGTATCCTCGGGGTTCCGGCTGCGGGTCGAGACGATCTCGCCCCGGTCGAGGAACGCGTCGGAGACCATGATCGCCTGGTCCAGGAGACCGCCCGGGTTGTTGCGCAGGTCGATGACGAAGCCCGCGACCTTGTCGGCGCCGATCTCGCTCGTCAGCTTCTCGATGCCGGCGCGCAGGCCCTCATAGGTCTGCTCGTTGAACTGCGTGATGCGCAGGACACCGATGTCACCCTCGGCGCGGGCGCGCACCGGACGGACCTTGATGGTCTCGCGGGTGAGCTTCACCTCGATGGGGTCCTTCGCCTCCTTGCGCATGATCTTGAGCGTGACCGAGGAGTTGATCGGGCCGCGCATCTTGTCCACGGCCTGGTTCAGGTTGAGGCCCTGGACCTGCTCGCCGTTGATCTGCGTGATGACGTCATTGGCCAGGATGCCGGCTCGGGAGGCCGGGGTATCGTCGATGGGAGCCACGACCTTCACGAGGCCGTCCTCCATGGTGACCTCGATGCCGAGGCCGCCGAACTCGCCGCGGGTCTGGACCTGCATGTCGCGGAAGCTCTTGGCATCCATGTAGCTCGAATGAGGATCGAGGGAGGTCAGCATGCCGTTGATGGCCGACTCGACCAGCTTCGACTCGTCCGGCTTCTCGACGTAGTCCGTCCGAACCTTCTCGAAAACGTCACCGAAGAGGCTCAGCTGCCGGTAGGTGTCCGCTGAGGCGGCAATCGCACTCGTCGAAGACAGCAGGCTGGTCTGCGACACCACTGACATGCCGCCGGCGCCAATGACCGCGCCAAGAATTAAAAGGGACACTTTGCGCATTATCCGCGAACCTTCTCGCCTTGCGATTTCGCCCACCATGGACCGGGGTCGATCGAGTTGCCGTCTTTCCTGAACTCTACATAGAGAATCGGATTGTTCTTTTCTATGGCACCGCCGGCCAGAGAAAGGAGAGACGTATCTCCCATCGTGGCAACCGGTTCTCCAGCGAGCACGAACTGCCCGACATCGACGTTAATCTGGTCCATTCCGGCCAGGAGTAGATAATACCCCCCGCCCGCATTGATGATCAAGAGTCGCCCATAAGACCGAAACGGACCCGCAAAGGCAACCCACCCGTCTGCCGGCGACACGATGGCCGCCTTGGGGCGGGTGGTGATCGAAATGCCGCGCGTCGTTCCGCCGTAGCCGTCCGAGGCTCCGAACCCCTGGACGACATCTCCGCCGACCGGGCGCGGCAGCAGGCCTTTCGCCTCTGAAAACGGTATTTTCGGGGCCAATCGCGCGGGATCCTGGAAGGCCGCCTGGGCGAAACGGGCGCGGGCCTCCTTCTCCTGGGCCTCGGCCGCCTTGCGCGCCTCCTCGGCGGCCTTCTGGGCCCCGGTGATCTCCTTCTCCATCCGGTCGATCAACTCTTTGAGAGTACCGGCCTGACGGGCAAGGTTGGCGGCCTTTTCCTTCTCGGCCCCCATGCTGCGCTCCGCGTCGGCAATGCGCTTCTGGCGGGCATCGATCAGGGCCGTGAGGCGCTCCTGCTCCCCGTTCAGGGCCTTGAGCTCCGTGCCGAGGGTCGCGCGGTCCGCCGTGATCGCGCCCTTGAGACGTACCAGCTCGGCAAGATCCGTCGCCAGCGCTTCGGCCTCGTTCCGCAATTCCGGCAGCACCGCCCCGAGCAGGATGGAGGCGCGGACCGCCTCCAGCATGTCCTCTGGGCGCACGAGCACCGCCGGAGGCGGGCGCCGGCCCATGCGTTGGAGTGCGGCGAAGACCTCGACGATCACGCCCCTGCGCCCCTCCAGGGAGCGCCGGATGGCCGCTTCGCTCGCCGTGAGCGTCTGCAGCCGCTGCTCCAGCTCGCGAATTCGCTCTTCGGTCGTACGGACCCGGCCTGCCGTGTCGATCAGGGCCGCGTTGAGCTTCGCCCGGTCGGCCCCAATTTCGGCAACCTCGGCCTCCAGCTTCCGGCGAGCCTCGGCGCTGGCCGCCATCGCGTCTTCCAGGACCTTCAGGTCCTTTTCCCGCTGGGCCTTCTGCTCCACGGTCTCGGGCGACACTGCCGGAGGGGCAGGCGTCGTCGCCTGCTGGGCCTGCGCGGCCCCCAGGTTGAGGAATGTCGAACATGCGGCAAGGCCAAGGGCCTTGCGGGAAATGGAAAACCGAATAGGGGCCATCCCTCAGGAATCGTCGTGACCGGCCCGATGATAAGGGTGTCCGGCCATGATTGTCAGGGCCCTATAAAGTTGTTCGGCCACAAGTGCCCGCACGATCTGGTGCGGCATGGTCAGCGCCCCGAAGGACACCACCGCCTTGGCTTTCTTGAGAATCGAGGGATCGAGCCCGTCCGGCCCGCCGATGATGCAGGCGATTCCGGCACAGCCCTCGTCCCGCCACTGCCGAATGCGGTCCGCGAAGCTCTCGCTCGACGGGCTTTTCCCGCGCTCGTCGAAGGCGATGATGAAAGCCGCCCCGGCCTTGTCCAGGAGCGCGGCAGCCTCCTCGGCCCGGCGGTCCTCTTCGCGGCGCGCCCGGCTTTCCGGCAGCTCGACCATGTCAAGACCGGCCATGCCGAGGCTGCGGCCCATGGCATCGACCCGCTGCCTGTAGCGTTCGACCAGCTCCCGCTCAGGGCCGTTCTTGAGACGGCCCACGGCCAGAACGCTCAGTCGCAACGCTCAAGGATCCCGTCAGCTCGCCCGGTCCTGCGGCCGGTCGGCGCCCCACATCTTCTCGAGGTTGTAGAATCCACGAACCTCGGGACGGAAAATGTGAACCAGGATATCGCCGGCATCGATCAGCACCCAGTCGCAGGCTGGCAGGCCCTCGACGCGTGCATTCCCGAAGCCCTTGTCCTTGAGATCCTTGACCAGACGATCCGCGATCGCGCCCACGTGACGGTGGGAACGGCCCGACGTGATGATCATGGTGTCTGCAAGCGAGGTTTTGCCTGCGAGGTCGATTTCGACCGTGTTCTCGGCCTTCATATCCTCGAGGCTGGCCAGGGCAACGGCCCGGATGTCCTCATCCTGCGGAGCCTCCGCTCCGGAGAGAGGGGGAAGCGGATTCAGGTCCGCTTCAACAGAAGATAGTCGGTTCAGGTTCAGACCCTTTCAACCAGCGCCACACAATGCGCCGTGACCCTAAGATAATGTCGAACGGCACCCTTTTTCAACGTCCACCTACAGGAGAAGTTCGTCTCAAACGGCGAAGGTCCGTGGAGGAAAGGAAGGATCGGGGGCCGTGCAGGAAGACCCAGGCCGGGGGCGGAAGGTCCATCAGGGACGCCGCCTCCCCCTCGGGAATGCGGGCTTCCGACAGGGAGATGGCCGCCCGGGACGTCATGGCCTTCAGAGTCCAGCCGGGACGGTCGATGACGGCTATCGGCATCATCGCGGCGATCCGTCGCCACCCCCGCCAACGGTGGAACCCCGCCAGATTGTCGGCTCCCATGATCCAGACGAAACGGACAGCCGGGTGTCGCCGCTTGAGGTACGCCAAAGTATCGACCGTATAACGTGCTCCGATGGCCTCCTCGAAGACCGTGACGTCGATCCGCGGGTGGGCCGCGACCCGCCTTGCCTCCCGCGCGCGCTCGGCCGTGGAGGCGAGCTCTCCCGGATCCTTCAGCGGATTGCCCGGCGTGACGATCCACCAGATCCGGTCAAGTCCCAGCCGTTTGAGGGCGAGCAGGCTCACCAGGCGATGGCCCGCATGGGCCGGGTTGAACGACCCGCCATAGAGGCCGATCCGCATTCCGGGCGCCGCGAGGGGCAGACGGGCGAGGCCGGAAGGCCTCAGGCGGAACCTCGAGGGCGGTGCGGTCACGGGCGCGTCTGACCTGCGCCGCGGATGCGGTACTTGAAGGAGGTCAGCTGCTCGACCCCGACCGGGCCGCGGGCATGCATGCGCCCTGTGGCGATGCCGATCTCGGCCCCGAAGCCGAATTCACCGCCATCGGCGAACTGGGTGGAGGCGTTGTGCAGAACGATGGCGGAATCGACCTCCGCCAGAAACCGCTCCGCTGCCGCGGTGTCCTCGGTCACGATGGAATCCGTGTGATGGGATCCATAGGTCTCGATGTGGTCGATGGCTGCCTCCAGCCCGTCGACCACCCGAACCGAGATGACCGCGTCGAGATACTCCGTACGCCAATCCTCCTCGGTCGCCAGGGCGACCCGTCCGTCAACGGCCTGGGTGGCCGCATCGCCGCGGACAGCGCAGCCCGCATCGAGCAGCACGGTCACGAGGGGCTTCAGGTGCGTCCCGGCGCAGGCCCGGTCGACAAGGAGCGTCTCGGCAGCGCCGCAGATCCCGGTGCGCCGCATCTTGGCATTCAGGACGATCCGTTCGGCCATCGCCAGATCGGCCGCAGCATGGACGAAGACGTGGCAGATGCCCTCGAGATGGGCGAAGACCGGCACGCGCGCCTCTTCCTGGACCCGGGCCACGAGGCTTTTGCCGCCGCGGGGCACGATCACGTCCACATTGCCGTCGAGCCCAGCCAGCATGGCCCCTACGGCAGCCCGGTCCTTGGTCGGAACCAGGCGGACGGCATCGGCCGGAAGGCCTGCCTCGGCCAAGCCCTCGCCCATGGCCTGCGCGATGGCGAGCGATGTCTGGAAGCTATCGGAGCCTGTCCGCAAAATGGCGGCATTCCCGGCCTTGAGGCACAGAGCCCCGGCATCGGCCGTCACGTTCGGCCGGCTCTCGAAGATTACGCCAACGACCCCGAGAGGTGTCGCGACGCGCTCGATCAGCAGCCCGTTCGGGCGCTCGAAGGTGGTCAGGACCCGTCCTACCGGGTCCGGGAGGCTGGCAATGCTGTCGACGGCGGACGCAATGTCCTCGATCCGTTTCGGATCAAGAGTCAGGCGGTCCAGGAAGGCAGCCGTCTGCCCCTTGGCATGGGCCTGCGCGACATCCTCCCGGTTGGCGGCCAGGATGTCCCCCGCCCGGGCGCGGATCCGCGCCGCCATGGCGTGCAGGGCAGCTTCCTTCTCGGCGGTGGTGGCGGTGGCGAGCCGCCGCGCCGCCTTTCGCGCCCGGCGACTCAGATCCGCCATGAGCTCCACGATATCCCCGCCTTCGACCGGCTTGAGCGTATCCATATCGTCGTTTCCGTTCCTATCCCCTCGCACGGGCTCTCGCCGGCCGGAGCTCGCCTTGCTCGGCCTCCATGCTGAGCGCCATGTCGTCCCGGTGGACCATCTCGGTCCGGCCGGGATGGCCGAGGATCGCCTCGATCTCGCGGCTCGGGCGGCCGATGATACGGGAGGCCTCCTCGGCATCGTAGGCCACGAGGCCACGCCCGAGGACCCTGCCCTCGTCGCGAATCGTCACCGCATCGCCTCGCGCGAACACGCCCTCGATCCGGCGCACGCCTACCGGCAGGAGGCTCGCGCCGCCTTGGAGCGCGCGTGCAGCGCCCTCGTCCACGTATAGGGTGCCCCGCGGCTCGATGGCCCCGGCAATCCAGGTCTTGCGCGCCGTGGCGGGGTTGGAGGGGGTCAGGAACCAGGTGCAGCGGCCGCCCTCGGCGACCCGCCTGAGGGGGTTCTTCACCCGCCCGTCGGCGATGATCATATGGGTCCCGCCGGCTGCCGCGATCTTGCCGGCTTCGATCTTGGTGCGCATGCCACCCCGGGAAAGCTCGGAGGCCGCACCGCCCGCCATGGCCTCGATGGCCGGCGTGATGCGCTCGACGACCGGAATGTGCTCCGCGCCGGGATCCACGGCCGGCGGGGCCGTGTAGAGCCCGTCGATGTCCGAGAACAGCACCAGCAGGTCGGCGCCGATCATGGTGGCGACGCGGGCGGCCAGGCGGTCGTTGTCTCCGTAGCGGATCTCGCTTGTCGCCACCGTGTCGTTCTCGTTGACCACCGGGACGGCTCGCATCTCCAGGAGCTTCAGGGTGGTGGCCCTGGCATTGAGATAGCGGCGGCGCTGCTCCGTATCGGACAGGGTGACGAGGATCTGGCCGGCCGTGATCCCGTGATGGGCCAGCACCTCGGCCCAGGTCCGCGCCAGAGCGATCTGCCCCACGGCGGCTGCGGCCTGGCTCTCCTCGAGCTTCAGGGGGCCAGGCGGCAGGTCGAGCACCGTGCGGCCCATGGCGATAGCGCCCGAGGACACGACCAGCACGTCCGCGCCCTGCGCATGGAGATCGGCGATATCCTCCGCAAGGGCCGCGAGCCAGGCATGGTTGAGACGCCCCCGCGCCCGGTCGACCAGGAGCGCGGAACCGACCTTCAGGACGACCCGGCGAAACTGGCGCAGGTCGGGGCTCATGGATGCCATTCCTCACGGGCCTCGGCGACCTGCTCCTCGGCCCGTGCCGTGTCGATGACCTGCAGCAGCGCCTGAAGGACCTCCTGAACGCCGCGCCCGGAAGCGGCCGAGACCACGTAGGGGGTCCGCTTCGCGGCCCGCTTGAGGCGCGCCAGCTGTTCCTTCAGGGTCTCTTCGTCGAGAGCATCGACCTTGGAGAGCGCCACGATCTCGGTCTTGTCGCCGAGACCGTGGCCATAGGCCTCGATCTCGTGCCGGACCGTCTTGTAGGCCTTGCCCGCGTGCTCGCTCGTGCCGTCGACGAGGTGCAGGAGCACCCGGCAACGCTCCACATGGCTCAGGAACCGGTCGCCTAGCCCGATCCCCTCGGAGGCGCCCTCGATCAGGCCCGGGATGTCGGCCAGGACGAATTCGCGGTTATAGGCACGCACCACGCCGAGCCCCGGATGGAGCGTCGTGAAGGGGTAATCGGCGATCTTGGGCTTCGCAGCCGTGACGGTGGCCAGGAAAGTCGACTTGCCCGCATTGGGCAGGCCCACGAGGCCCGCATCGGCGATCAGCTTGAGGCGCAGGATGATCCAGCGCTCCTGTCCCTCCTGGCCGGGATTGGCGCGCCGTGGCGCCCGGTTGGTCGAGGTAGTGAAATAGGCGTTGCCGAAGCCGCCATTGCCACCCTTCGCCAGAAGAACCTTCTGGCCGACCTCCGTCATGTCGGCGATCACGGTCTCGCCATCCTCGTCGAGGATCTCGGTTCCAGCCGGCACCTTGAGGACCACGTCCGTGCCCTTGCCGCCGGCACGGTTCTTGCCCATGCCGTGCTCGCCCTTCCGGGCCTTGAAATGCTGCTGGTAGCGGTAGTCGATGAGGGTGTTGAGCCCCTCGACGCACTCGGCCCACACATCGCCGCCGCGTCCGCCGTCGCCGCCATCCGGCCCGCCGAACTCGATGAATTTTTCACGGCGGAACGACACGCACCCGGCGCCGCCGTCGCCGGAACGGATATAGATCTTGGCTTGGTCGAGAAATTTCATAACCCGCTTCCTTTACGGGACAAGGCACGCGGGAGCAACGCAGACGATGCGTCAGGCGCTCCCGATATCCTCGAGAGCGCCTGACGGGTCTCAGCAGGCGAAGGACAGCTCCGCCTCCGCCTCGGCGGGCTCCCGGACGAGACCGGTATGGCCCCAGCTCTTCAGGCTTTCCCAAGCCCGCCGGTCCAGCCGGAAATGATCCGCCGGGTAAAAGCCGCCGCGCGCCTGAAGCTCCGCAAGCCCGGAGCCCTGATAGGCGAAGCCGCACTTCTCCAGCACCCGGCGGGAACCCGGATTGATGACCCTGGCCGAAGCCGTGAGCTCGTCCTCATGGCCATAGGCGAAGAAGGCGTCGATGAGGGCCCGCGCCGCCTCGGTGGCATAGCCCTGCCCCCAGAACGGGATGCCGAGCCAATAGCCGAGGCTGGGCTTGCCATCCTCCGGCGAGGGGCCGATGCCGACGAGGCCGATCAGGCTGTTCGGCTTGCCCTTCGGCGTGATGGCGAGCTGGAGGCTTCGGCCGTCCGCGTTGGACTGCCGGGCCTGGAAGACGAACCGTTCCGCCATTTCCGGGATGTAGGGATGCGGAATTCGAGCCGTCATCTCCGCGACAGCTTTCTCACCGGCAAAGCGTACGATGGCTTGGGCATCCGCAAGGCGGGGCCAGCGCAGCCACAGGCGCCGGGTTTCCAGGCGGAAGACATCGTCACGGGTGAGGTCGGGAAACATGGTCCTGCTCCGATCCGGGCGGGCCCTTTCTTGAGCCCTGAAATGACGAAGGGGAGGTGGACATCCCACCTCCCCTGTCGATTTCGGATCTGGAGCTTGGCCTTTTTGGGGCCTTTTCAGGAGCTGCCTGGATCCGCCGGGTCGGTGTGATGCCGGCGGGAGCTCCTTCGTTTTGCTCTCGCCGTTTACTCTGCGGCCTCTTGGGCCGGGACGACCGATACGAAAGCTCGGCC contains:
- a CDS encoding GNAT family N-acetyltransferase is translated as MFPDLTRDDVFRLETRRLWLRWPRLADAQAIVRFAGEKAVAEMTARIPHPYIPEMAERFVFQARQSNADGRSLQLAITPKGKPNSLIGLVGIGPSPEDGKPSLGYWLGIPFWGQGYATEAARALIDAFFAYGHEDELTASARVINPGSRRVLEKCGFAYQGSGLAELQARGGFYPADHFRLDRRAWESLKSWGHTGLVREPAEAEAELSFAC
- the obgE gene encoding GTPase ObgE, coding for MKFLDQAKIYIRSGDGGAGCVSFRREKFIEFGGPDGGDGGRGGDVWAECVEGLNTLIDYRYQQHFKARKGEHGMGKNRAGGKGTDVVLKVPAGTEILDEDGETVIADMTEVGQKVLLAKGGNGGFGNAYFTTSTNRAPRRANPGQEGQERWIILRLKLIADAGLVGLPNAGKSTFLATVTAAKPKIADYPFTTLHPGLGVVRAYNREFVLADIPGLIEGASEGIGLGDRFLSHVERCRVLLHLVDGTSEHAGKAYKTVRHEIEAYGHGLGDKTEIVALSKVDALDEETLKEQLARLKRAAKRTPYVVSAASGRGVQEVLQALLQVIDTARAEEQVAEAREEWHP